From Etheostoma cragini isolate CJK2018 chromosome 17, CSU_Ecrag_1.0, whole genome shotgun sequence, one genomic window encodes:
- the akt3a gene encoding RAC-gamma serine/threonine-protein kinase isoform X2: MKTERPKPNTFIIRCLQWTTVIERTFHVDSPDERDEWTEAIQMVADKLQRQEEERIQCSPTSNIDNMVEEEMDISTTHHKRKTMSDFDYLKLLGKGTFGKVILVREKASGKYYAMKILKKEVIIAKDEVAHTLTESRVLKNTRHPFLTSLKYSFQTKDRLCFVMEYVNGGELFFHLSRERVFSEERTRFYGAEIVSALDYLHSAKIVYRDLKLENLMLDKDGHMKITDFGLCKEGITDAATMKTFCGTPEYLAPEVLEDNDYGRAVDWWGLGVVTYEMMCGRLPFYNQDHEKLFELILMEDIKFPRTLSSDAKSLLSGLLIKDPNKRLGGGPDDAKEIMRHSFFSGVDWQGVYDKKMVPPFKPQVTSETDTRYFDEEFTAQTITITPPEKFDEDGMDCLDNERRPHFPQFSYSASGRE, translated from the exons ATGAAGACGGAAAGGCCGAAGCCAAACACCTTCATCATACGATGCCTCCAGTGGACCACCGTCATCGAAAGGACCTTTCACGTGGACTCGCCCGATGAGAG AGATGAGTGGACAGAGGCTATCCAGATGGTGGCAGACAAGCTGCAGAgacaagaggaagaaaggaTCCAGTGCAGCCCCACCTCCAACATCGACAACATGGTCGAGGAGGAGATGGACATCTCCACCACACACCACAAACGCAAG ACAATGAGTGACTTTGACTACTTGAAGCTGCTGGGAAAGGGAACCTTTGGTAAGGTGATTCTTGTTCGAGAAAAGGCCAGCGGGAAATACTACGCCATGAAAATCCTTAAAAAAGAAGTCATCATAGCCAAG GATGAAGTggctcacacactcacagagagcAGAGTACTGAAAAACACCAGGCACCCCTTTCTCACT TCATTGAAGTATTCATTCCAGACTAAAGACCGCCTCTGTTTCGTCATGGAGTATGTAAACGGAGGAGAG ctgtttttccatttgtcCAGAGAGCGGGTGTTCTCAGAGGAGCGCACGCGCTTCTACGGCGCCGAGATTGTCTCGGCTCTTGACTACCTGCATTCAGCCAAGATTGTGTACCGGGACCTCAAg TTGGAAAACCTCATGCTGGATAAAGATGGCCATATGAAGATCACTGATTTCGGCCTCTGCAAGGAGGGCATCACAGACGCTGCTACAATGAAGACCTTCTGTGGCACGCCCGAGTACCTTGCACCTGAG GTCCTGGAGGACAATGACTACGGCCGTGCAGTGGACTGGTGGGGTTTGGGTGTGGTGACATACGAAATGATGTGCGGCCGACTGCCTTTCTACAACCAGGACCACGAGAAGTTGTTTGAGCTCATACTCATGGAGGACATCAAGTTCCCGCGCACTCTCTCATCGGACGCCAAGTCCCTGCTGTCGGGCCTGCTCATCAAAGACCCCAACAAacg GCTTGGTGGAGGACCAGATGACGCTAAAGAAATAATGAGACACAGTTTCTTCTCTGGCGTTGACTGGCAGGGTGTCTATGATAAAAAG ATGGTCCCTCCCTTCAAGCCTCAGGTGACGTCGGAGACCGACACCAGATACTTTGACGAGGAGTTCACAGCCCAGACCATCACAATCACCCCACCAGAGAAAT TTGACGAGGACGGGATGGACTGCCTGGACAACGAGAGAAGGCCACACTTCCCACAGTTCTCCTACTCTGCCAGTGGACGGGAATGA